The following coding sequences lie in one Polluticoccus soli genomic window:
- a CDS encoding peptidylprolyl isomerase — protein MKKIVLAVVGLCLATTLFAQKKNEDKIVIETEYGKIVLALYENTPKHRDNMFKLVKEKFYDSTLFHRVIPNFVVQGGDPDSKKANPGQALGEGDLGYKVPAEINNVDYHQRGAVGMARDNNPDKASSACQFYIVTGKKFTDEELNNISKKTGRNFTPVQRNAYKNKGGTPHLDGNYTVFGIVEEGMDVVDRISAEARNSMDRPDKDIKMIKVRIKKKKRFLLF, from the coding sequence ATGAAAAAAATTGTTTTAGCAGTAGTTGGCTTGTGCCTGGCTACCACCCTGTTTGCTCAAAAAAAGAACGAAGACAAGATCGTAATAGAAACCGAGTACGGCAAAATAGTGCTGGCACTTTATGAGAATACGCCAAAGCACCGCGACAATATGTTCAAATTGGTGAAAGAGAAGTTTTACGACAGCACTTTGTTTCACCGTGTCATCCCCAATTTCGTGGTCCAGGGTGGTGATCCTGATTCTAAAAAAGCGAATCCGGGCCAGGCACTAGGAGAAGGCGATCTTGGTTATAAAGTGCCTGCTGAAATAAATAATGTTGACTACCATCAACGTGGCGCCGTGGGTATGGCCCGGGACAATAACCCGGATAAAGCATCTTCAGCCTGCCAATTCTATATAGTGACTGGCAAAAAATTTACTGACGAGGAACTGAACAATATTTCAAAGAAAACCGGCCGTAATTTTACCCCGGTTCAGCGTAACGCCTACAAAAACAAGGGTGGTACTCCACACCTCGATGGCAACTATACCGTATTTGGTATTGTGGAAGAAGGGATGGACGTGGTTGACCGCATTTCTGCCGAAGCGCGCAACAGCATGGACAGGCCTGATAAGGATATCAAGATGATCAAAGTAAGGATTAAAAAGAAAAAGAGGTTTTTACTGTTCTAG